CTGCCGCTCACCAGCCCCACAGCAGGTTGCGCGCGATCCAGCCCTTGCGGTCGCCCTCGTCCTGCACCTGAATCCAGGTCGTGCGCTTGTCCAGTACCTGGAACACGTCGCCGTAGGCGGCCCGGCCCAGGACCCGGGACTTCGTGTCGGGGCCGGCGCGCAGGTTGGCGGTCGGCGACTTCACGATCACGTGCGGAGTGCCGGCGGTGAGCTGGCGCGCCACCCAGCCCTTGTCGTTCTCGAAGTCCACCACCTGCAGCCACGAGCCCTTGCGCTGCAGCACCTTCAGCGGATAGCCGTAGCCCAGTTGCCACAGCACCTGGGCGCCGGCCGACGGCGCCGCGCGCAGGTTGACGTTCTCGCCGGCGATGCTGACGTGCTGCTGCGCGCTGGCCGGCGCTGCGGCGCCCGCCAGTCCCAGGGCCAGCGCGACCGAGAAGCTGCCAACCGCCTGGCGCGTGAAGTGGAACGGGGTGAGGGGCAAGCCGGATCTCCTTTCGAAAGACTGAGGCGACCCGCTGGCACAGCCATAAGTTCCCCCCGGCACGCCCGTGCCCTCAGCCCTTGCCCAGCGGCGGCCGGCCGAACAGCGTCGATGCGTTGCTGATCGGCCCCAGTTCGGCCACGGCCTGCAGCAGCGCCGGCGCCAGTTCGTGCAGGCGACGCGGCGTGAGCCGGCTGCGCGGCCCGGCGATGCTGATGACGCCGATCGCCTGCCCGCGGCGCAGCACGGGGGCCGCGACGGCGGTCATGCCGGGCGCGAACACTTCGTCGATGACGGCGTAGCCGCGCACGCGGGCGGCGTGCAGGAAACCCAGCAGCGCCTTGACCGTGGTCGGCGCGGTGGGCCCGTAATCGGCGGGCGCGCCGAAGCCCTGGCGCGACACCAGCTCCAGCGCGCGCTCGTCGCTGAGGGTCATCAGCCACGCATGCCCCGAGGCGGTGCAGGACAGCCGGGCATCGGCGCCCATGTCGGGGTCGTAGCGCAGCCCGGCCTGGCGCGGCCCCTGCGCCTTGGCCACGAAGGTCAGGCGGTCCTCGTCCACGATCGACAGGCGCACCAGTTCGCCCGAGGACTGGGCCAGGCGCTCCAGCAGCGGCTCGGCGATGTCGACGATGCCGGCGCTGCTCAGGAAGCCCAGGC
The sequence above is a segment of the Ramlibacter tataouinensis genome. Coding sequences within it:
- a CDS encoding IclR family transcriptional regulator, producing the protein MSIALDRGLSVLEHLTRYPQGLPLSMIASELDIPLSACHRLLAELQRRDYVRQARKQGDYVLTTKVVALGLGFLSSAGIVDIAEPLLERLAQSSGELVRLSIVDEDRLTFVAKAQGPRQAGLRYDPDMGADARLSCTASGHAWLMTLSDERALELVSRQGFGAPADYGPTAPTTVKALLGFLHAARVRGYAVIDEVFAPGMTAVAAPVLRRGQAIGVISIAGPRSRLTPRRLHELAPALLQAVAELGPISNASTLFGRPPLGKG
- a CDS encoding SH3 domain-containing protein, whose translation is MPLTPFHFTRQAVGSFSVALALGLAGAAAPASAQQHVSIAGENVNLRAAPSAGAQVLWQLGYGYPLKVLQRKGSWLQVVDFENDKGWVARQLTAGTPHVIVKSPTANLRAGPDTKSRVLGRAAYGDVFQVLDKRTTWIQVQDEGDRKGWIARNLLWGW